In Levilactobacillus brevis, a single genomic region encodes these proteins:
- a CDS encoding MarR family transcriptional regulator yields the protein MKDLGYLAQDISILHRKYYKDTRKAFATLGLNPTAACVLLTVHEHPAVSQNQVAKTLVIDKGLTTREVNKILGLGYLTKTAGTGKTQLLTLTPAGETVVNQVQTIRRNWWQDRFDQTGIDANSPLIPAIEAAVANIIEP from the coding sequence ATGAAAGATCTAGGATACTTGGCGCAAGACATTTCCATCTTGCATCGAAAATATTATAAGGACACGCGCAAGGCCTTCGCTACCCTGGGATTAAATCCCACGGCCGCCTGTGTCCTGCTTACCGTGCACGAACACCCCGCCGTCAGCCAAAATCAAGTCGCCAAAACCTTGGTGATTGACAAGGGACTGACTACCCGCGAGGTCAATAAGATTCTGGGCCTCGGCTACCTGACCAAAACGGCCGGCACTGGCAAGACACAACTCCTGACGTTAACGCCTGCAGGTGAAACGGTCGTGAACCAGGTTCAGACGATTCGCCGCAACTGGTGGCAGGACCGCTTCGATCAGACCGGCATTGACGCCAACAGTCCGCTGATTCCGGCGATTGAGGCGGCCGTAGCCAACATTATTGAACCTTAG
- the alsS gene encoding acetolactate synthase AlsS, protein MKDTKTGAQALIQSMINQGIKYVFGIPGAKVDQLFEGIQYSKDPRTPKLIITRHEQNAALIASGIGRITGKPGVVATTSGPGVSNLTTSLITATAEGDPVVALGGQVPQDDIGRLTHQSIPSKELLSSATKSSVEVQNANSLSEAFANAYQTAVAPKAGATFISLPQNVLNGTVDRPEIKAVPSVDQGVADAATVDAIVEKIQHAKLPVILAGMRASASNVTSAIRELLQHAAIPVVETFQGAGVVSRDLVSNYFGRVGLFRNQVGDNLLKQSDLVITVGYDPVEYEARIWNADRTGDVISLDSVVPEITTDYQPEMVVHADIAKTLRAIVQKLPADWALAEDVQAELDKSGKTLSDQAEAPVADDEHGIHPLAIIQALQNKVNDETTVTVDVGSFYIWMARYFRSYQPRHLLFSNGMQTLGVAFPWAIAAALERPGQPIVSVSGDGGFLFSGQELETAVRLKLPIVHLIWDDGAYDMVKFQEIAKYGHEAGVSFGPVDYVKYAESFGATGLRVDHAADLASTLDQAFQAEGPVIVQIPVDYRDNLKLKSLLLKDVLS, encoded by the coding sequence GTGAAAGATACGAAGACTGGTGCACAAGCACTGATTCAAAGCATGATTAATCAAGGCATTAAGTATGTTTTTGGTATTCCAGGAGCCAAGGTCGACCAATTGTTTGAGGGGATTCAGTATAGCAAGGATCCTCGGACGCCCAAGCTAATCATCACGCGTCACGAACAGAATGCGGCGCTGATTGCTTCCGGAATTGGCCGGATCACGGGGAAGCCTGGCGTGGTCGCCACCACGTCCGGCCCCGGTGTGTCCAATCTGACCACGAGTCTGATCACGGCAACAGCCGAAGGGGACCCCGTCGTTGCGTTGGGTGGTCAGGTGCCCCAAGACGATATTGGCCGGTTAACTCACCAGAGTATTCCCAGCAAGGAGCTCTTGAGTTCGGCCACGAAGTCTAGCGTGGAAGTTCAGAACGCCAACAGTCTTTCCGAAGCCTTTGCCAACGCCTATCAGACGGCCGTGGCACCCAAGGCCGGCGCAACCTTTATTTCCCTACCGCAAAACGTGTTAAATGGTACCGTCGACCGGCCGGAAATCAAGGCCGTGCCGAGCGTGGACCAGGGGGTGGCCGACGCCGCTACCGTCGACGCCATCGTGGAAAAGATTCAACACGCCAAGTTACCGGTCATCTTAGCCGGTATGCGGGCTTCCGCCAGCAATGTGACGAGTGCCATTCGTGAATTACTTCAGCACGCGGCGATTCCCGTGGTGGAAACGTTCCAAGGGGCCGGCGTGGTTTCACGCGACCTCGTCTCCAACTACTTCGGTCGGGTGGGCTTGTTCCGTAACCAGGTCGGCGATAACCTATTGAAGCAAAGCGATCTGGTCATCACGGTGGGATACGATCCCGTGGAGTACGAAGCGCGGATCTGGAACGCCGATCGGACGGGCGATGTGATTAGTCTGGATAGCGTGGTTCCCGAGATCACGACGGACTATCAACCCGAGATGGTGGTTCACGCCGATATCGCCAAGACGTTGCGGGCCATTGTGCAAAAACTTCCAGCCGACTGGGCGTTGGCTGAAGACGTGCAGGCCGAGCTCGACAAGTCGGGTAAGACGCTGTCCGACCAAGCCGAGGCACCGGTCGCTGACGATGAACATGGGATTCACCCGCTGGCCATCATCCAAGCTCTACAGAATAAAGTCAATGATGAGACCACTGTGACGGTCGACGTCGGTAGTTTCTACATCTGGATGGCCCGGTACTTCCGGAGCTACCAACCACGGCACTTGCTGTTCAGTAACGGGATGCAGACGTTAGGCGTGGCCTTTCCTTGGGCGATTGCCGCGGCTTTAGAACGGCCCGGTCAACCGATCGTTTCCGTTTCCGGTGATGGGGGCTTCCTCTTCTCCGGTCAGGAATTAGAAACGGCGGTCCGGTTGAAGCTCCCAATCGTACACTTAATCTGGGACGACGGCGCCTACGATATGGTTAAATTCCAAGAAATTGCCAAATATGGGCATGAGGCTGGCGTCAGCTTTGGTCCCGTGGACTACGTGAAGTACGCCGAAAGCTTTGGGGCAACTGGATTACGGGTCGATCACGCGGCTGATTTAGCCAGCACGTTAGACCAGGCCTTCCAGGCTGAAGGACCGGTCATCGTTCAAATTCCGGTTGACTATCGGGACAATTTAAAACTAAAATCATTATTGTTGAAAGATGTCTTAAGCTAA
- the budA gene encoding acetolactate decarboxylase, whose product MNESTLYQHGTLALLVPGLLTGTLTMKELLAHGDTGIGTGEGLDGELIILDGKPYQVNSRGEVNVVSDEFTLPFANSHFAAYRPLMTVENATQEELHDQVLGLTHDNNTFFSILVKGTFTDVKTRAVAKSGRPFKSLAETAKNQSVFDRKEVAGTLLGYYSPQLFDGAAVGGYHDHFLADTHDFGGHLLGFGTVTGDVLVQTFSTLEQHLPVDNAAYREHDFSKDDITSVIHQAE is encoded by the coding sequence ATGAACGAATCAACCTTGTATCAACACGGGACCTTAGCGTTACTGGTGCCGGGACTACTGACCGGGACCTTAACCATGAAGGAATTGCTGGCACACGGCGATACCGGGATTGGTACCGGCGAAGGCTTGGACGGCGAGCTGATCATCTTAGACGGCAAGCCTTATCAGGTCAACAGTCGCGGCGAGGTCAATGTGGTTTCCGATGAATTTACGTTGCCATTTGCCAACAGTCACTTTGCGGCTTACCGGCCCTTGATGACCGTGGAAAATGCCACGCAAGAGGAATTACACGACCAAGTGTTGGGCCTGACTCACGATAATAATACGTTCTTCTCCATTTTGGTGAAGGGAACCTTTACGGACGTGAAGACCCGTGCCGTGGCGAAATCAGGACGGCCATTCAAGTCGTTGGCGGAAACGGCCAAGAACCAGAGCGTCTTCGATCGTAAGGAAGTAGCCGGCACACTGCTGGGCTACTACTCGCCACAACTCTTTGATGGCGCCGCAGTGGGGGGCTATCATGACCACTTTCTCGCGGACACCCACGATTTCGGTGGGCACCTGCTGGGATTCGGTACGGTCACGGGGGATGTTTTGGTTCAGACCTTCTCCACGCTGGAGCAGCATTTACCCGTGGACAATGCGGCTTACCGGGAACATGATTTCTCGAAGGACGATATCACGAGCGTCATTCATCAAGCCGAATAA